CGATTTCCCTGCCCTCACTGCGATATAGCGCCATGTGACTGACAGTAATGGGGGCAAAAAATCCATTTACAATCAGGGCGACTCATTTTCCCGCTGGCTGATTTCCTGCTGTTCCTGCGGCAGAACGCTCAGCGGGCCGCAAAACCGCTGGGCAAGCCAGGTAGCCAGGGTAATAAACAGCCAGCTGAACAGCGTGGAGACAATGAGGTCCTGCGGCCAGTGCATGCCCAGCACCAGGCGACTGCCCATCACCAGCGTGGCCCACATCAGCAGCAGTACGATAGTGGCATAGCGCCGACGCGGCCACAGCAGGCCGACGCCCAGCAGCGCCCAGCTGGCGGCAAACATTGTATGGCCGGAGGGGAATGAAAATCCGGTTTCAAACGCCCAGTGCCGCTTCAGCCAGCCGGGGAGCTGCGGATTATCGGCGATCGCCTCCTCTACCAGCTGGCTGCGCTGTTTGCGCTTCAGGTCGTAGAAATATTCATTACTGACCCCCTCGGCTTTTTCCAGCCACAGAACGTATGGCCGGGGTTCCTGCACCTGATTTTTGATCAGGCTTTTAGTGTACTGACCCAGCAGGATAGTGCCGACCAGAATGGCTAACAGGAAGACCGCCGGCTTAACGCGAAAACGCAGGCACCAGAGGAACCAGCCGCACAGCAGCGTGCTGGTCAGCACGCCCCACGGACGGGTGACCGTCTCGGTGAATCCGTACAATGCCAGATAAACCCATCCCATCTCTCCCGGGTGCCACTGCCAGCCGGAAAGCGCCACCAGCACGGGCATCAACAGCAGGAGAAGCATCCCAATCGTGGTTCGTTTGAGAATTTCAGCCATCTTTCTTCCTTAAAAACTCAGGTTATTTCTCTGGATTGATATAACAATAGTAATAAAAATAATAACATATGAATTGCGAAGGTGATAATTGTGCGTTATCACTGGATAGCTCAAACATGTTAACCTTCGCGTCGCAGGTTATGGCAAAATAGCACGTATTGTAAGCCGTCAGGCAACTGACACTGCGCCATCTGATGATAGCGTACACCTGAAGTTTATGGAGAGTCACATGCAGCTTAAACGGGTGGCAGAAGCCAACCTGCCCACGCCCTGGGGCGATTTCCTCATGGTCGGATTTGAAGAACTGGCAACCGGGCACGATCATGTTGCGCTGGTTTATGGCGATATTTCTCACAGCGAACCGGTGCTGGCACGCGTTCACTCCGAATGCCTGACCGGCGATGCGCTGTTCAGCCTGCGCTGCGACTGCGGGTTCCAGCTGGAGGCCGCGCTGACGCACATTGCCGAGCAGGGCCGCGGCATTCTGCTCTATCATCGTCAGGAAGGCCGCGGTATCGGGCTGCTGAATAAGATCCGCGCCTACGCGCTGCAGGATAAAGGTTACGATACGGTCGAAGCGAATCACCAGCTGGGGTTTGCCGCCGACGAGCGCGACTTCACCCTGTGTGCGGATATGTTCAAGCTGCTTGGCGTTGATGAGGTTCGTTTGCTGACCAATAATCCGCGCAAGGTGGAGATCCTGACGGAAGCGGGGATCAATATCGTTGAACGCGTACCGCTGATCGTGGGGCGTAACCCCAAGAACGCACACTACCTCGATACCAAAGCCGCAAAAATGGGCCATTTGCTGTCGAAGTAGGTCCGCGCGGATCCTGTTACTCCGCCTGAGACATAAAAAGCCGCTATGATTCACATAGCGGCTTTTTTACGCCAGAAGCCGTTCGGGTATCGTCATCGCTGATACCCGAAACGGAGGCGATTAACGCCCGCCGAACGCGCCCTAGTCCCGCAGCATGTTGCGGATCACGTAGTGCAGGATGCCGTCATTCTGGTAGTAGGTCAGCTCGTTGCCGGTATCAATGCGGCAGCGCGTGTCGAGAACCTCCTGACTGCCATCCGCCCGCGTCAATGTGACTTTGACCGTCATCCCCGGTTTCAGCTGCTGCAGATGCGCAACGTCGATCAGCTCTTCGCCGGTCAGCTTCAGCGTTTTCCGCGTCACCCCCTGTGGAAACTCCAGCGGCAGGATCCCCATCCCAATCAGATTCGAGCGGTGGATCCTCTCGAACGATTCGGCGATCACCACGCGGACGCCCTGAAGACGCGGCCCCTTCGCCGCCCAGTCGCGGCTGGAGCCGGAACCGTACTCTTTCCCGGCAATCACCGCCAGCGGAATGCCCTCTTCGCGGTAGCGCATGGCGGCGTCGTATATCGCTAACTGTTCATTGCTGGGAATATGACGCGTTATCCCCCCCTCCACGCCCGGCACCATCTCGTTGCGGATACGGATGTTGGCGAAAGTTCCGCGCATCATCACCTCATGGTTACCGCGCCGCGAACCGTAGGAGTTGAAGTCGGTACGTTCAACGCCGCGATCCAGCAGATAGCGCCCCGCCGGGCTGTCGGCTTTGATACTGCCCGCCGGTGAAATGTGGTCGGTTGTCACCGAGTCGCCCAGCATCGCCAGGATGCGCGCGCCTTTGATATCCTCCACCGCCTCCGGTTCTTTTTCCATGGTGTCGAAAAATGGCGACAGGCGAATATAGGTGGAGTCGTTATCCCATGAATAGGTCGCCGCTTCGCTCACCTTGATCTGCTGCCATTCGGGCGTACCGGCAAAGACTTCGGCATACTCCTTGTGGAACATCTCGGTTGAGACCATCTGCACCGCCTCAGCAATCTCTTCCGGCGACGGCCAGATATCCCGTAGGTAAACCGGTTTGCCGCTGGCGTCTTCCCCGAGGGGATCGGTTTGCAGGTTAACCGTCATATTGCCGGACAGCGCGTAGGCCACGACCAGCGGCGGCGAGGCCAGCCAGTTGGTCTTAACGTAGGGATGGATACGGCCTTCAAAGTTACGGTTACCGGACAGCACCGCCCCCACCGTCAAATCTCCCTGACGGATAGCCGTTTCGATTTCATCCGGCAGCGGTCCGGAGTTACCGATACAGGTCGTACAGCCGTAGCCCACCAGGTTGAACCCCAGGCGGTCGAGGTACGGGGTCAGCCCGGCGGTGGCCAGATAGTCGGATACCACTTTTGAGCCCGGGGCCAGAGACGCTTTAACCCAGGGTTTACGCTGCAGGCCAAGCGCGGCGGCTTTTTTCGCCAGCAGTCCGGCGGCCATCAGCACGCTGGGGTTGGAGGTATTGGTGCAGGAGGTGATCGCGGCGATCACCACCGCCCCGTCCTCCAGCTGGTACTGCTTGCCGCTGCGGGAGTCACGGTAGCTGACCGCCTGATGGTTTTTC
The sequence above is a segment of the Erwinia sp. SLM-02 genome. Coding sequences within it:
- the pgpB gene encoding phosphatidylglycerophosphatase B produces the protein MAEILKRTTIGMLLLLLMPVLVALSGWQWHPGEMGWVYLALYGFTETVTRPWGVLTSTLLCGWFLWCLRFRVKPAVFLLAILVGTILLGQYTKSLIKNQVQEPRPYVLWLEKAEGVSNEYFYDLKRKQRSQLVEEAIADNPQLPGWLKRHWAFETGFSFPSGHTMFAASWALLGVGLLWPRRRYATIVLLLMWATLVMGSRLVLGMHWPQDLIVSTLFSWLFITLATWLAQRFCGPLSVLPQEQQEISQRENESP
- the acnA gene encoding aconitate hydratase AcnA, whose product is MSTTLREISQDTLNVNGQQYHIFSLAKAARELGDIDRLPKSMKVLLENLLRWQDGDSVTEPDIRAIAEWLKDAHADREIAYRPARVLMQDFTGVPAVVDLAAMREAVKRLGGDVAKVNPLSPVDLVIDHSVTVDRFGDDDAFEENVHLEMERNHERYVFLRWGQKAFNRFSVVPPGTGICHQVNLEYLGKSVWHEEQNGREVAYPDTLVGTDSHTTMINALGVLGWGVGGIEAEAAMLGQPVSMLIPDVVGFRLTGKLKPGITATDLVLTVTQMLRKHGVVGKFVEFYGDGLKDLPLADRATIANMAPEYGATCGFFPVDSVTLEYMRLTGRSDQQVALVEAYARAQGMWRHPGDEPVFTSSLSLDMGLVESSLAGPKRPQDRVALGDVPAAFRASNELEVNHAQKNHQAVSYRDSRSGKQYQLEDGAVVIAAITSCTNTSNPSVLMAAGLLAKKAAALGLQRKPWVKASLAPGSKVVSDYLATAGLTPYLDRLGFNLVGYGCTTCIGNSGPLPDEIETAIRQGDLTVGAVLSGNRNFEGRIHPYVKTNWLASPPLVVAYALSGNMTVNLQTDPLGEDASGKPVYLRDIWPSPEEIAEAVQMVSTEMFHKEYAEVFAGTPEWQQIKVSEAATYSWDNDSTYIRLSPFFDTMEKEPEAVEDIKGARILAMLGDSVTTDHISPAGSIKADSPAGRYLLDRGVERTDFNSYGSRRGNHEVMMRGTFANIRIRNEMVPGVEGGITRHIPSNEQLAIYDAAMRYREEGIPLAVIAGKEYGSGSSRDWAAKGPRLQGVRVVIAESFERIHRSNLIGMGILPLEFPQGVTRKTLKLTGEELIDVAHLQQLKPGMTVKVTLTRADGSQEVLDTRCRIDTGNELTYYQNDGILHYVIRNMLRD
- the ribA gene encoding GTP cyclohydrolase II, whose protein sequence is MQLKRVAEANLPTPWGDFLMVGFEELATGHDHVALVYGDISHSEPVLARVHSECLTGDALFSLRCDCGFQLEAALTHIAEQGRGILLYHRQEGRGIGLLNKIRAYALQDKGYDTVEANHQLGFAADERDFTLCADMFKLLGVDEVRLLTNNPRKVEILTEAGINIVERVPLIVGRNPKNAHYLDTKAAKMGHLLSK